GATGGGTCGGGCGTTATTGAAAAGCGGACGGGCCGCGTGATTCATGCGTTGAACGATATCGAATTTCGCATAGGTGCCGCGATGATAACGGCCCGGCGTGATGGCGCCCTGCTGGAGAAGCCGTTTCTCGATCTTCTTTCCTGAGAGAACGATGAAATCGAACAGGCGCGCGTCTTTCGCGAAACCGATCGCCCTGTCGCCGGCGCCGTGACGGGTCCATGCCAGACGCGGTTTCCGGACACCCATGCGCTTGAGATAGAGAGAGGTCCGCTCAGGCACGACGATACCGTCGAACTGGGAAAAATAGGAACGGTTCAGGCCAAGAACGGCAAGTTTCTCGAGCGGGCCCGGCCCCTTTTCTTCTATCCTGCGACGGAGGAGGGACGGCATCCGTAACAGCTCATACGAAATCCTGCTTTCGGGGTAGAAAGCGGCGAGTGAGCGGGCGTAATCCAGGTGGCTTTCCGTCATGCAGGTCACATGGACTTCGACATCCGGGCTGCGGGCCGCCATTTCCAGTCCGATGGGAAGCGAATGAAGCGTCTGATGCGGCTGAGCTATGAACGGCAACACAACCTTCAGCATAAATCACTGTTTCCATCGGAATTGAATATATTGCCATCATTTGAACCCGCGTTCTTGAATGGACAATAACTTTATATATCATTTTTCTTAAACTTTTGTTGCAACCATAAAAATTTTTTTATTTTCATTAAATTTCCCCAATAGTTGCACATCAGAAGCCACATGGAGTATTCCAGTCGAAACTAAAGACACGTCTCAGCATGCTCAGCGGCCAGCGGGCGAGGGCAAACAAACCACATCCGGACAAAACCTTAAGCCCGACAGGGAAAAAGGAACAGCCCGCGAGAAGAAGGCGACGACAATGAGCAATGCAGGCCAGATCCAGAGCCTTGCCCATCTGTCTGACGTGCATCTTCCTCCGGCGAAGCCCCTCTCGCTGAAGGCTTTCATGGGCAAGCGCGCTCTGAGCGTCCTGTCATGGAAGCGTCGGCGCTCCAGACTGCATACTCTCCAGACAGCGCAGGCCGTGATGGACGATATCGCCGCTTTCGCACCGGACGTCATCGTCGATACTGGCGATCTCACAAATTTTGGGCTTCCACAGGAGTTTGAGCAGGCGGCGGACTGGCTCGACCGGATGCCAGCTCCAACGGTTGTGGTGCCGGGCAACCATGACGCCATGACAGCGAGAGCCAGGAAACAGGCGCTTGCCGCATGGGCGAAATGGGGCGCGTCCGCGGCCGAGGATTTTCCCTTTGTCCGCCGCGTCGGAAATATAGCGCTGATCGGCGTGTGCAGCGCCGTCGCCAGTCCACCTTTCATGGCCTATGGACACGTCGATGTTGAGCAGGCGACACGCCTGCGCAGGATTCTGGAAGAAACCCGCGATGCCTGCCGGATCGTGCTGATCCATCATCCCGTGATCCCCGGTCTGGTGCCGTGGCGAAAATCCCTTCTGGGGTGGAAGCACGTCGTCGATGCACTGAAGGAAGCCGGAGCGGAGCTTGTGCTGCATGGGCATTCCCATTGCGCCACGATCCGTTTCATCCCCGATACGTCCATCCCGCTTATCGGAGCGCCTTCAGCCTCCCAGATGTCGGAAGAGCCGGAGAGGGCCGCTGGCTGGAATGCTTTTCTGATTGTCACCGAGGCCAATTACTGGCGCATCGAGATGACACGCAGGCGGATGACCGAAAATGGCGAGTTCGTCAGTTCCGGTCAGATCACCTCGCTGCGACCCCGTGTGTCTGTGCAGAATATCCCGGCGGCCTCGGATGTTTTCGAGAATCCAGCAATGCCGGTCTATCAGCATGCTGTCTGCGGATGAGATGAGAGCGGCTCATCGCGCTCTCGTTCCGTCCCTTGCTCACTTCATTTTTCAGGAACGGAAAATGGTGTGGTCGCATGCGTTCGCCGTGGCGTCTGCCGCGCAGGCGGGCATGGAGCAGGTGGTCGTTCACCATGTCGGCGAGTTGCCTGCCGGACCCCAGGCCGATTTTCTGCGTTCCCTGGAGCGGGTGGTGTTCCGTCGGCTCGACAAGGTCGCGCTTCTCCGGAGTGTCGAGGAAAAGGCGGGCATTCAGGGGCTGACGCGGCTTTACACCCTGTCTCCGGACGAGGGGACCCGCAACTGCATCCTCAATGCAGCACTGATTCACACCCATGGCGGGGTCTCTCTCGCGCCTGAAACGCTTATGATCGCCCCCTTTCTTCATGAGCGGACGGGATCTGTCTTTTTCGGGTCGCGGCGCGTATCGGTTGCCGAACGGAGTCTTGCTCTGTCTCGTGCGTTCCGGCCGGACT
The Acetobacter aceti genome window above contains:
- a CDS encoding metallophosphoesterase, whose product is MSNAGQIQSLAHLSDVHLPPAKPLSLKAFMGKRALSVLSWKRRRSRLHTLQTAQAVMDDIAAFAPDVIVDTGDLTNFGLPQEFEQAADWLDRMPAPTVVVPGNHDAMTARARKQALAAWAKWGASAAEDFPFVRRVGNIALIGVCSAVASPPFMAYGHVDVEQATRLRRILEETRDACRIVLIHHPVIPGLVPWRKSLLGWKHVVDALKEAGAELVLHGHSHCATIRFIPDTSIPLIGAPSASQMSEEPERAAGWNAFLIVTEANYWRIEMTRRRMTENGEFVSSGQITSLRPRVSVQNIPAASDVFENPAMPVYQHAVCG